Part of the Micromonospora inyonensis genome, CCAGCTCTTCCCGGGCGAGATCCTCGCCGTGGTCGGCGACAACGGCGCCGGCAAATCCACGCTGATCAAGTGCCTGACCGGTGCGGAGACCCCTACCTCGGGTCAGCTGTTCGTCAACGGCTCGCCGGTCAGTTTCAAGCGGCCCCAGGACGCGCGGGACGCGGGACTGGAGACGGTCTACCAGACGCTGGCGGTCTCCCCGACGCTCGACGTCGCTTCCAACCTCTTCCTCGGGCGGGAGATCCGGCGCAAGGGCCTCGCCGGGACGATGTTGCGGGCCCTCGACGTCAAGAGAATGCGCGAGCGGGCTCGGGCCGAATTGGCCGCGTTGGGAATCTCGACGCTGCAGGACGTGACCGTGCCGGTCGAGAACCTCTCCGGCGGCCAGCGTCAGGCCGTCGCGGTGGCCCGGGCCGCGGCCTTCGGATCGAAAGTCGTCGTGCTGGACGAGCCGACCGCCGCGCTCGGGGTGCGCGAGTCCAACCAGGTGCTCCAGCTGATCAGAACCTTGCGCGACCGGGGCACCGCGGTCATTCTGATCAGCCACAACATGCCCCAGGTGTTCGAGGTCGCCGACCGCATCCACATTCAGCGCCTGGGGAAGTGCGCCGGCACCATCACCCCGCAGAGCCACTCGATGACCGACGCCGTCGCGATCATGACCGGAGCGCAGACCTTATGAGCACCGGACGACAGCCCTGGGTCGCGGTCGTCGGCGACAACTGCGTCGACCGCTACCGGGGCAGCGAGGACCGCGACTACTCCGGGGGCAACGCCTTTAACGTGGCGGTCCACCTCGCCCGGGCCGGAGTGGCGGTGCGCTACTTCGGCGCGGTGGGCACCGACGCGCGGCAAGCGGTCATCCGGTCCGGGCTCGAGGTCAACGGTATCTCCACCGACGACCTCACCGTGCTCGACGGCCCCACGGCGGTCACGGAGATCAGCGTCGCCGCCAACGGCGACCGCACCTTCGATCGGGAGGACTTCGGCGTGACCGCCGACTATTTCCCCACGGAAGCGCAGCTCGATCAGATCGCCGAGGCCGGCTGGGTGCACATCGGCATGCTGCCGGAGGCGACCCGGCTGCGGAAGGCGCTGGCTGGCCGGACCACCGTCAGCCAGGACTGCGCGGTCGCCGCCGGGCTGACCGACCTCGATGTCGCGTTCCTCTCGGCGGGTGAGACCGGCGACGCCCGCGAGCTCGCCGCCGGCGCGGCCGCCGCCGGAGTGGGAGTGGCCGTCGCGACGCGCGGCGCCGAGGGCTCGGTCTGTCTCAGCGGAGACCGCTGGTACGAGCAGGCCGCCCTACCGGCGATCATCGTCGACACCACCGGCGCCGGCGACAGCTTCATCGCCGGTTTCATCGCGGCCCGCCTCAGCCGCCGACCCCTGCCCGAGGCGCTGGAGACGGGGGCCCGCTTCGCGGCGGCCACCTGCGCGTACCGCTCGGGCTGGCCCCACCTGCCACTGGACAAGGAGTCACGGTGAACGACCTTGACGGCACCCTGGCGGCGATCGACGCCTCGATCGCCGCCTCCGCCGGAGACGCCGAACAGCTGCTCGTCGACCTGGTCGCCTGCCGCAGCGTCAACCCGTTGCAGCCCGGCGTCGACGCAGCTGATTACGAGGGCGGGGAACGTCGCGCCAACCAGGTCCTGGCCGAGGCATTGCGTCCCCTGGGTTTCGACCTCAACTGGGTCGAGGAGGCCGAGGGCAGGCCCAACCTGGTCGCCGTGCGGCCCGGCCGCGGTGGCGGTCGCTCCCTGGCGCTGAACGGGCACATCGACACCGTGGCCCCGCAGCAGGGCCGCTTCGACGACCCCTGGAAGGCGGTCATCGAGGACGGCTACCTGTACGGACTCGGCGCCACCGACATGAAAGCCGGGCACGCGGCCATGTGGCTCGCCGCCAAGGCCCTCCGGGACACCGGCGTCACGCTGGCCGGAGACCTGCACATCCACTCTGTGGTCGGCGAAGAGACGATGAGCCACGAAATCGGCACGACCGCTGTGCTGAAAGCCGGCTACACGGTGGACGGTGCTCTGGTGCCGGAGCCCACGTCGCCAGAGCCACGGGTCCTTGACATCTCCAACGTCGCGGCGGGCAACTACCTCTTCTCGCTGACCGTTCGCGGCAAGTCCGCGCACTGGGCCGCGCGTAATCTCGCCATCCGGGCCGGCGGCTCGGGCGACGCGATCGGCGTCAACGCCATCGACAAGGCGGTCTACGTCTACCACGCCATGCGC contains:
- a CDS encoding PfkB family carbohydrate kinase; this encodes MSTGRQPWVAVVGDNCVDRYRGSEDRDYSGGNAFNVAVHLARAGVAVRYFGAVGTDARQAVIRSGLEVNGISTDDLTVLDGPTAVTEISVAANGDRTFDREDFGVTADYFPTEAQLDQIAEAGWVHIGMLPEATRLRKALAGRTTVSQDCAVAAGLTDLDVAFLSAGETGDARELAAGAAAAGVGVAVATRGAEGSVCLSGDRWYEQAALPAIIVDTTGAGDSFIAGFIAARLSRRPLPEALETGARFAAATCAYRSGWPHLPLDKESR
- a CDS encoding M20 family metallopeptidase — its product is MNDLDGTLAAIDASIAASAGDAEQLLVDLVACRSVNPLQPGVDAADYEGGERRANQVLAEALRPLGFDLNWVEEAEGRPNLVAVRPGRGGGRSLALNGHIDTVAPQQGRFDDPWKAVIEDGYLYGLGATDMKAGHAAMWLAAKALRDTGVTLAGDLHIHSVVGEETMSHEIGTTAVLKAGYTVDGALVPEPTSPEPRVLDISNVAAGNYLFSLTVRGKSAHWAARNLAIRAGGSGDAIGVNAIDKAVYVYHAMRQLEEQWAFSKTHPAFPPGAFIIHPGVLRADVGVEAAPFFPDRARIDYLLSFPPGNTSEQIRAEIEHHIRTASELDPWLREHPVEFTWTDTWPPAYTDPDSDFVRQMMAERARLASADARVNPLAAPVTAAAQSDANFYEAMGIPALVCGPGDVRRAHAADERVLLENIALSAAFLARAALAWCNSQQQSSDGRFGH
- a CDS encoding ATP-binding cassette domain-containing protein: MDPEGEVMTAETVARMPVLEARDLVKTYGRVVGLDGVGLQLFPGEILAVVGDNGAGKSTLIKCLTGAETPTSGQLFVNGSPVSFKRPQDARDAGLETVYQTLAVSPTLDVASNLFLGREIRRKGLAGTMLRALDVKRMRERARAELAALGISTLQDVTVPVENLSGGQRQAVAVARAAAFGSKVVVLDEPTAALGVRESNQVLQLIRTLRDRGTAVILISHNMPQVFEVADRIHIQRLGKCAGTITPQSHSMTDAVAIMTGAQTL